A window of the Lactuca sativa cultivar Salinas chromosome 5, Lsat_Salinas_v11, whole genome shotgun sequence genome harbors these coding sequences:
- the LOC111889461 gene encoding histone-lysine N-methyltransferase, H3 lysine-9 specific SUVH1 — MEDSLGSDSVPSGPIDKNKVFSIKPLRCLVPIFPSQGGSGPSSTQQSPFAFVSPTGPFPPGAAQFFPFVSPTPNESPIQRQTASVPDNGKSYAIPSPVPLNSFRTPISAPPPDNGAKGTTTTTTMTTTAPTATRRSSKNVIPYDEGYTQSDGYENGFTIDTEDSGDAIKRKRKIRKTVKGSQAVAVSSSEVDIDPLVNHILKSFRLVEIDTILQADSNHELVQRVVLVYNLLRRKITQLDDAKGVIPGISRRADLRSGTILMNKGARVNTKRRVGSVPGVDIGDVFFFRMELCLVGLHAPIMAGIDYLSFKVSGDEEPIAVSIVSAGGYEDEEDDGEVIIYSGQGGVQRSDKLLMDQKLERGNLALEKSLHRGNEVRVVRGLKDGTSATGKVYVYDGLYKIHESWIEKGKSGCNVFKYKLIRVSGQPEGFMLWKSIQQWRDGVTARVGVILPDLTSGAENLPICLVNDVDSEKGPAYFTYLPSLKYAKPYGTSKSLSCRCSNGCQPASPCPCVEKNNGYLPYSSTGILLSHNLIVHECGPSCLCPPSCRNRVSQTGLKLRLEVFRTKNKGWGLRSWDPIRAGAFICEYAGEVITESGIDSDDNYVFDAGRVFDPLELVPTDEPVKIPFPLVVSAKNKGNVGRFMNHSCSPNVYWQPIMRENEEESYLHVGLYAIKHIGPLQELTFNYGVPRVEKKGIVKKKCLCGSSNCKGFFY; from the coding sequence ATGGAAGACAGTTTAGGTTCAGATTCAGTTCCTTCTGGTCCCATTGACAAAAACAAGGTTTTCtccattaagccattaagatGTCTTGTTCCAATCTTCCCTTCACAAGGGGGTTCTGGTCCATCTTCAACACAACAATCTCCATTTGCATTCGTTTCTCCAACTGGTCCATTTCCCCCTGGAGCTGCACAATTTTTCCCCTTCGTTTCTCCAACTCCAAATGAGTCTCCTATTCAGAGACAAACAGCCAGTGTACCTGATAATGGTAAATCCTACGCAATCCCATCTCCAGTTCCTCTAAATTCCTTCAGGACACCCATCTCAGCACCACCTCCTGACAATGGTGCCAAaggcacaacaacaacaacaacaatgacaACAACAGCACCAACAGCAACAAGAAGAAGCTCCAAGAATGTCATCCCATATGATGAAGGATACACTCAAAGCGATGGATATGAAAACGGGTTCACAATCGATACAGAAGACAGCGGTGATGCCATTAAAAGAAAGCGAAAAATCCGGAAAACCGTGAAAGGATCACAAGCAGTAGCTGTATCTAGCTCTGAAGTCGACATCGATCCATTAGTTAATCATATTTTGAAATCTTTTCGCCTTGTTGAAATCGATACAATTCTTCAAGCTGATAGTAATCATGAATTAGTCCAACGTGTGGTTTTGGTTTACAATCTGCTAAGAAGAAAAATCACACAGCTCGATGATGCAAAAGGGGTAATCCCGGGAATTTCAAGACGGGCAGATTTACGGTCAGGTACAATCTTGATGAACAAAGGTGCCCGGGTGAATACAAAAAGACGGGTCGGATCCGTACCCGGTGTCGATATTGGTGATGTTTTCTTTTTCAGAATGGAGCTCTGTTTGGTGGGATTACATGCTCCAATCATGGCAGGGATAGATTACTTAAGTTTTAAAGTCAGTGGTGATGAAGAACCGATTGCAGTAAGTATCGTTTCAGCAGGAGgatatgaagatgaagaagacgatGGAGAGGTGATAATTTACAGTGGTCAAGGTGGTGTTCAAAGAAGCGATAAATTACTCATGGATCAAAAACTCGAAAGGGGTAATCTTGCTTTAGAAAAAAGCTTACATAGAGGTAATGAAGTAAGAGTTGTTAGAGGTCTTAAAGATGGAACAAGTGCAACTGGAAAAGTATATGTTTATGATGGGTTATACAAAATCCACGAATCTTGGATCGAAAAAGGAAAATCCGGTTGCAATGTTTTCAAGTATAAACTCATTCGGGTTTCCGGGCAGCCCGAGGGGTTTATGTTGTGGAAATCAATTCAACAATGGAGAGACGGGGTGACTGCCCGAGTCGGGGTTATCCTGCCCGATCTTACTTCTGGTGCGGAAAATTTACCCATTTGTTTAGTTAACGATGTGGATAGCGAAAAGGGCCCTGCGTATTTTACGTATTTGCCCTCTTTGAAATACGCGAAACCATACGGAACTTCAAAATCTTTAAGCTGTAGATGCTCAAACGGATGTCAACCCGCGTCTCCTTGCCCTTGTGTGGAAAAAAACAACGGGTATCTTCCGTATTCATCAACGGGTATTTTATTAAGTCATAACTTAATTGTTCATGAATGTGGGCCTTCATGTTTATGTCCTCCAAGTTGTAGAAACCGGGTGTCACAAACGGGGTTGAAACTCCGTTTAGAGGTTTTCAGAACTAAAAATAAAGGTTGGGGACTTAGGTCGTGGGACCCGATACGGGCTGGAGCTTTTATATGCGAGTATGCGGGTGAAGTGATTACTGAAAGTGGGATTGATAGTGATGATAATTATGTATTTGATGCGGGTCGGGTTTTTGACCCGTTGGAGCTTGTGCCTACTGATGAGCCTGTTAAGATTCCGTTTCCGTTGGTTGTTAGTGCGAAAAATAAGGGGAATGTGGGCCGGTTTATGAACCATAGTTGTTCGCCTAATGTTTATTGGCAACCGATTATGAGGGAAAATGAAGAGGAGTCGTATTTACATGTTGGGTTATATGCGATTAAGCATATTGGACCTTTGCAGGAGTTAACGTTTAATTATGGGGTCCCACGGGTTGAGAAAAAAGGGATTGTGAAAAAAAAGTGTTTGTGTGGATCTTCGAATTGCAAAGGCTTTTTTTACTAG